The Flexivirga oryzae genome has a segment encoding these proteins:
- a CDS encoding homogentisate 1,2-dioxygenase — protein MAFYRAMGELPRQRHTALRRPDGSVFYEELMGEEGFSSDSSLLYHRGLPSAISDAQPWVFRWTQETRPNHPLLPRHLKLHDLFTEADTGVDAVTGRRLILGNGDVRISYVVADAPSPWYRNGIGDECVYVERGAARVETVFGAFDVAEGDYLIVPRAATHRWLPVAAGDDGFTEPLRAYAIEGNSHIAPPKRYLSRFGQLLEHAPYCERDLRGPAGPLLAEDVGAEPDTPTEVYVKHRTGSAIVGTVYTYPYHPLDVVGWDGCLYPYAFNVSDFMPITGKVHQPPPVHQVFEGTNFVVCNFVPRKVDYHEASIPVPYYHSNVDSDEIMFYVDGDYEARKGSGIGKGSISLHPGGHAHGPQPGAYEKSIGVHEFDELAVMVDTFRPMELGEAGSAVDDGKYAWSWVGGR, from the coding sequence ATGGCGTTCTATCGAGCAATGGGCGAGCTGCCCCGGCAACGGCACACTGCGTTGCGCCGGCCGGACGGCAGCGTCTTCTACGAAGAACTGATGGGGGAGGAGGGCTTCTCCAGCGATTCGTCCCTGCTCTATCACCGCGGCCTGCCGTCGGCGATCTCCGATGCGCAGCCGTGGGTGTTCCGGTGGACCCAGGAGACCCGCCCCAACCATCCCCTGCTGCCGCGCCACCTGAAACTGCACGACCTGTTCACCGAGGCGGACACCGGCGTCGACGCCGTCACCGGGCGTCGTCTGATACTCGGCAACGGGGACGTGCGCATCTCGTATGTCGTGGCCGATGCCCCGAGTCCGTGGTACCGCAACGGGATCGGTGACGAGTGCGTGTATGTCGAGCGCGGCGCGGCACGCGTCGAGACGGTCTTCGGCGCGTTCGACGTCGCCGAGGGCGACTACCTGATCGTGCCGCGTGCGGCGACCCACCGCTGGCTGCCCGTGGCCGCCGGTGACGACGGCTTCACCGAACCACTGCGGGCCTATGCGATCGAGGGCAACTCGCACATCGCACCGCCCAAGCGCTACCTGTCGCGCTTCGGGCAGTTGCTGGAGCATGCGCCGTACTGCGAGCGTGACCTGCGCGGCCCGGCCGGACCGCTGCTGGCGGAGGACGTCGGCGCCGAACCCGACACTCCGACAGAGGTTTACGTCAAGCACCGCACGGGCAGCGCGATCGTCGGCACCGTCTACACCTACCCCTACCACCCGCTCGACGTCGTCGGCTGGGACGGCTGCCTCTACCCCTACGCGTTCAACGTCTCCGACTTCATGCCGATCACCGGGAAGGTGCACCAGCCGCCGCCGGTGCACCAGGTCTTCGAGGGCACGAACTTCGTGGTGTGCAACTTCGTGCCGCGCAAGGTCGACTACCACGAGGCGTCGATCCCGGTGCCCTACTACCACTCCAACGTCGACAGCGACGAGATCATGTTCTACGTCGACGGCGACTACGAGGCGCGCAAGGGCTCCGGCATCGGCAAGGGTTCGATCTCGCTGCACCCGGGCGGGCACGCGCACGGCCCGCAGCCGGGCGCCTACGAGAAGTCCATCGGGGTCCACGAGTTCGACGAGCTCGCAGTCATGGTCGACACCTTCCGGCCGATGGAGCTGGGTGAGGCCGGCAGTGCCGTCGACGACGGGAAGTACGCCTGGAGCTGGGTCGGCGGCCGCTGA
- a CDS encoding isochorismatase family protein, with the protein MGRALVIVDVQNDFCEGGSLAVAGGIAVAERITAYAVDHAGDYDQVVATADWHVDPGDHWSKTPDCVHSWPVHCEVGTPGADFRAEVQPVIAQAAAIFRKGQYEAAYSGFEGATEVGTGLAEWLHDHEIDEVDVVGIATDYCVRATALDSAGAGFGTRVLLGLTAGVAPESTARAVQDFAAAGVTVVRD; encoded by the coding sequence ATGGGTCGCGCACTGGTCATCGTCGACGTTCAGAACGACTTCTGCGAGGGTGGTTCGCTCGCCGTCGCGGGCGGCATCGCGGTCGCCGAGCGGATCACCGCGTATGCCGTGGACCACGCCGGCGACTACGACCAGGTCGTGGCGACGGCCGACTGGCACGTCGACCCGGGCGATCATTGGTCGAAAACCCCTGATTGCGTGCACAGCTGGCCGGTGCACTGTGAGGTGGGGACACCCGGTGCCGACTTCCGCGCCGAGGTGCAGCCGGTCATCGCGCAGGCTGCTGCGATCTTCCGTAAGGGCCAGTACGAAGCGGCATACAGCGGTTTCGAGGGCGCGACCGAGGTGGGCACCGGGCTCGCCGAGTGGCTGCACGACCACGAGATCGACGAGGTCGACGTGGTCGGCATCGCGACCGACTACTGCGTGCGCGCCACCGCGCTGGACTCCGCCGGGGCGGGGTTCGGCACCCGGGTGCTGCTCGGCCTCACCGCGGGTGTCGCGCCCGAGTCGACGGCCCGGGCCGTGCAGGACTTCGCGGCGGCCGGCGTCACCGTCGTCCGCGACTGA
- a CDS encoding APC family permease, which translates to MSVDTEKVDNVAGDDPHLKKEFGTVGLLFTAIGSIIGSGWLFSSLHASSLAGPAAILTWIVGTIMFLFIGLSYAELGVMMPRSGGVARYPHYAWGSFASYSFGWVTWLACAAVAAVEVSAVLTYATSYLHWLENDNGTLKPAGLVIAILMLGVFVLINFFGVKWFARINNVLVWWKLIMIVLVIAAIMIASFHSGNFTIDAKGGGGFAPNGIKGAMEAIPAAGVAFSFLGWRQGIELAGETDNPKKNVPLTLIGSILICGVLYILLQVAFIGALDPTHLAENGWANVGDAIKTGSDAGNFSPLASMATVLGMSWLAGLLYADAFISPGDTGLIYTSVTARMSYAMGRNRNAPAVLAKVNNNGVPWPSLIVAWIAGCIFFLPFPSWQALVEVVTSLTVLSFGSGSIALLTFRKQLPDMERPYRTTAAWVVGPIALLATNLIMYWAGWDQVWKMMVAVAIGYVFLGIFQAMDKGRAPQLDFKHGWWVLVWFAGILLVSYLGSYSGAADKEAGQADVYGFNGGILANIILTAVIFALAWYCQLPSERVNEILNETEEIIEEDEGKLASGH; encoded by the coding sequence ATGAGCGTCGATACCGAGAAGGTAGATAACGTCGCCGGAGACGACCCGCACCTCAAAAAGGAGTTCGGGACCGTAGGTCTCCTCTTCACCGCCATTGGCTCGATCATCGGGTCGGGGTGGTTGTTCAGTTCGCTGCACGCCTCGAGCCTGGCGGGACCTGCCGCAATCCTGACGTGGATCGTCGGCACGATCATGTTCTTGTTCATCGGACTCAGCTACGCCGAGCTCGGCGTGATGATGCCGCGAAGCGGTGGTGTGGCGCGCTACCCCCACTACGCGTGGGGCTCGTTCGCCAGCTACTCGTTCGGTTGGGTCACCTGGCTCGCCTGTGCCGCGGTCGCCGCGGTCGAGGTGTCCGCGGTGCTCACCTACGCAACCTCCTACCTGCACTGGTTGGAGAACGACAACGGCACCCTGAAGCCGGCCGGTCTGGTCATCGCGATCCTGATGCTCGGCGTCTTCGTGCTGATCAACTTCTTCGGTGTGAAGTGGTTCGCCCGCATCAACAACGTGTTGGTGTGGTGGAAGCTGATCATGATCGTCCTGGTGATCGCCGCGATCATGATCGCCTCGTTCCACAGCGGCAACTTCACCATCGACGCCAAGGGCGGCGGCGGTTTCGCCCCGAACGGCATCAAGGGCGCCATGGAGGCCATCCCGGCCGCCGGTGTTGCGTTCTCGTTCCTCGGCTGGCGCCAGGGCATCGAGTTGGCCGGTGAGACCGACAACCCGAAGAAGAACGTCCCGCTGACCCTGATCGGTTCGATCCTGATCTGTGGTGTGCTCTACATCCTGCTGCAGGTCGCCTTCATCGGCGCGCTCGACCCGACCCACCTGGCGGAGAACGGCTGGGCCAACGTCGGTGACGCGATCAAGACCGGTAGCGACGCCGGTAACTTCAGTCCGCTGGCCTCGATGGCCACCGTGCTCGGCATGAGCTGGCTGGCCGGTCTGCTCTACGCGGACGCGTTCATCAGCCCCGGAGACACCGGTCTGATCTACACCAGCGTCACCGCGCGTATGTCCTACGCCATGGGCCGCAACCGCAACGCACCGGCCGTTCTGGCCAAGGTCAACAACAACGGTGTGCCGTGGCCGAGCCTGATCGTGGCCTGGATCGCCGGCTGCATCTTCTTCCTGCCGTTCCCGAGCTGGCAGGCCCTGGTGGAGGTCGTGACCTCGCTGACGGTGCTGTCCTTCGGTAGTGGCTCGATCGCGTTGCTGACCTTCCGCAAGCAGTTGCCGGACATGGAGCGTCCTTACCGCACCACGGCTGCGTGGGTGGTCGGTCCGATCGCCCTGCTGGCGACCAACCTGATCATGTACTGGGCCGGTTGGGACCAGGTCTGGAAGATGATGGTGGCCGTCGCCATCGGCTACGTGTTCCTGGGCATCTTCCAGGCCATGGACAAGGGCCGGGCGCCGCAGCTGGACTTCAAGCACGGTTGGTGGGTGCTGGTGTGGTTCGCCGGCATCCTGCTGGTGAGCTACCTCGGTAGCTACTCCGGCGCCGCCGACAAGGAAGCCGGTCAGGCGGATGTCTACGGCTTCAACGGCGGCATCCTGGCCAACATCATCCTCACGGCCGTCATCTTCGCGCTGGCGTGGTACTGCCAGCTGCCGTCGGAGCGGGTCAACGAGATCCTCAACGAGACCGAGGAGATCATCGAGGAGGACGAGGGCAAGCTGGCCAGCGGCCACTGA
- a CDS encoding GNAT family N-acetyltransferase: protein MTSIELLDGDAAEPYADRMFDLYDEVVGRFPEKVDWRAKLFDRDRARPGFRLAIALDGERVAGFAWGYRGDRGQQWPDLVARTLPELPGEWLRDHFELVELVVGPGDRRQGIGGGLHDAVLQGLTGRALLGSTLAADDPALRLYTKRGWSTLGHLAGNRQVMGAYLPLP from the coding sequence ATGACCAGCATCGAGTTGTTGGACGGTGACGCGGCCGAGCCGTATGCCGACCGGATGTTCGATCTGTACGACGAAGTCGTCGGCAGGTTCCCCGAGAAGGTCGACTGGCGGGCAAAACTCTTCGACCGGGACCGGGCGCGCCCGGGGTTCCGTCTCGCGATCGCGCTCGACGGCGAGCGCGTCGCCGGTTTCGCGTGGGGTTACCGCGGCGACCGCGGGCAGCAGTGGCCGGACCTGGTCGCCCGCACGCTGCCGGAGCTTCCGGGCGAGTGGCTGCGCGACCACTTCGAGCTGGTCGAACTCGTCGTCGGTCCCGGTGATCGGCGCCAGGGCATCGGTGGCGGCCTGCACGACGCGGTCCTGCAGGGTCTGACCGGGCGTGCCCTGCTGGGCAGCACCCTCGCCGCCGACGACCCGGCGCTGCGGCTCTACACCAAGCGCGGCTGGAGCACGCTCGGCCACCTCGCAGGCAACCGCCAGGTGATGGGTGCCTACCTGCCGCTCCCCTGA
- a CDS encoding HelD family protein, translating into MTVPITAREDFVRESTTHPALRDEQEFIDRAHARRDTLLAAVERELAAAPRDDVEAARVTGLRRRRADLRHAEQGLVFGRLDAADGSSRHIGRIGLPERDDDSEPLVLDWRAAAARPFYTATPLDPQGQQRRRHIRTRGREVVGVDDEPLDPEAAAGELVGEGALLQALSARRTGRMGTAVATLQREQDEIVRSDSSGPLIVQGGPGTGKTVVALHRVAYLLFNRPELAGQGVLVLGPSPRFLDYIAQVLPALGETSVVPATCDTLLPGAAVEREESRELAEIKGRALWQPTLTAYIRSLLPAPGDLEFLVDGERYPLPAQRVRDALDGATSGRDVHAARRWFIDKVHDLLTDAVVERHEELLAGMETGFEEILARVDAGQARSDDRGVHSGATGVDVDGELTDDDVERIRARICSDAGIAARIDDFWPVYDARAALRRLLQDDALLREFAGELTGDERALVTGAPAPLAPSDIPLLDAVATLLGAVDPPQEQGEFLADRAAARRDWAYGHVAVDEAQELSAMQWHMVLRRVPSRSITAVGDIDQTEAPHRHTSWEEAVQPVFGDRWRRGDLTICYRTPREVMALTEPVLKRAGSSSVPPRAVRDSGVEPWVVTATDAELPGTVGQLAAELAARWEGGTVGVIAPTARLTTLRARLPGTVVLSAGEAKGLEWDAALVVDPDGIATEPRGWNGLYVALTRCTQELGRVRAVS; encoded by the coding sequence GTGACGGTGCCTATCACCGCCCGAGAGGACTTCGTGCGCGAATCCACCACCCACCCCGCCCTGCGGGACGAGCAGGAATTCATCGACCGCGCCCACGCCAGGCGCGACACCCTGTTGGCCGCCGTCGAGCGCGAGCTCGCCGCAGCGCCCCGCGACGACGTGGAGGCCGCCCGCGTCACCGGCCTGCGGCGCCGGCGAGCCGACCTACGACACGCGGAGCAGGGTCTGGTCTTCGGCAGGCTGGACGCCGCCGACGGCAGCAGTCGCCACATCGGGCGCATCGGGCTCCCCGAGCGCGACGACGACTCCGAACCGCTGGTGCTGGACTGGCGGGCGGCCGCGGCGCGGCCGTTCTACACGGCGACGCCATTGGATCCACAGGGTCAGCAGCGCCGGCGACACATCCGCACGCGCGGGCGTGAGGTCGTCGGCGTCGACGACGAGCCGCTCGACCCCGAGGCGGCCGCCGGTGAGCTGGTCGGCGAGGGTGCGCTGTTGCAGGCCCTCTCCGCCCGGCGCACCGGGCGGATGGGTACCGCGGTCGCCACCCTGCAGCGCGAGCAGGACGAGATCGTGCGGTCGGACAGCTCCGGGCCGCTGATCGTGCAGGGCGGGCCCGGCACCGGTAAGACCGTCGTCGCGCTGCACCGGGTCGCCTACCTGCTCTTCAACCGCCCGGAGCTGGCCGGCCAGGGTGTGCTGGTGCTCGGCCCGTCCCCCCGGTTCCTCGACTACATCGCGCAGGTGCTCCCGGCGCTCGGCGAGACCTCGGTCGTGCCCGCCACCTGTGACACGCTGCTGCCGGGTGCCGCGGTCGAGCGCGAGGAGTCGCGGGAGCTCGCCGAGATCAAGGGCCGTGCGCTCTGGCAGCCGACGTTGACGGCGTACATCCGCTCCCTGCTGCCGGCACCGGGCGACCTCGAGTTCCTGGTCGACGGCGAGCGCTACCCGCTGCCGGCGCAGCGGGTGCGCGATGCGCTCGACGGTGCAACGTCCGGTCGTGACGTGCACGCGGCCCGCCGCTGGTTCATCGACAAGGTGCACGACCTGCTGACGGACGCGGTGGTCGAACGACACGAGGAGCTGCTGGCCGGGATGGAGACCGGCTTCGAGGAGATCCTCGCCCGGGTGGACGCCGGCCAGGCCAGGTCCGACGACCGCGGCGTGCACAGCGGAGCGACCGGTGTCGACGTCGACGGAGAGCTCACCGACGACGACGTCGAACGAATCCGTGCGCGGATCTGCAGCGATGCTGGCATCGCTGCACGCATCGACGACTTCTGGCCGGTGTATGACGCCCGCGCCGCGCTGCGGCGGCTCCTCCAGGACGACGCGCTGCTGCGCGAATTCGCGGGCGAGCTGACCGGGGACGAGCGAGCGCTCGTCACCGGCGCACCGGCACCGCTCGCACCCAGCGACATCCCGCTGCTGGACGCCGTCGCCACACTCCTCGGCGCGGTCGACCCACCGCAGGAGCAGGGTGAGTTCCTCGCCGATCGTGCTGCGGCACGCAGGGATTGGGCCTACGGGCACGTGGCCGTCGACGAGGCGCAGGAGCTGTCGGCCATGCAGTGGCACATGGTGCTGCGGCGGGTGCCCAGCCGGTCGATCACGGCCGTCGGGGACATCGACCAGACGGAGGCACCGCATCGTCATACCTCGTGGGAGGAGGCCGTCCAGCCGGTGTTCGGCGACCGGTGGCGCCGCGGCGACCTGACCATCTGCTACCGGACACCGCGGGAGGTCATGGCGCTCACCGAGCCGGTCCTGAAACGGGCCGGCAGCAGCAGCGTCCCACCGCGGGCGGTGCGTGACTCCGGTGTCGAGCCGTGGGTCGTGACGGCGACCGATGCCGAACTCCCAGGAACGGTAGGGCAACTCGCCGCCGAGCTGGCGGCGCGTTGGGAGGGCGGGACCGTCGGCGTGATCGCACCGACGGCCCGCCTGACGACGCTGCGGGCACGACTGCCCGGAACGGTGGTGTTGTCGGCCGGCGAGGCGAAGGGGCTCGAGTGGGATGCCGCCCTGGTCGTCGACCCGGACGGCATCGCCACCGAACCCCGCGGCTGGAACGGCCTCTACGTGGCGCTGACCCGCTGCACCCAGGAGCTCGGCCGGGTGCGCGCGGTCAGTTGA
- a CDS encoding nicotinate phosphoribosyltransferase, giving the protein MLSAALRDGTAGRRSVFEAFGRRLPDGRRYGVVAGTGRLLDALADFRFGDAELSFLREHKVVDEPTLEWLSSYRFTGDVWGYAEGEVYFPGSPMLIIESTFAEAVVLETLVLSILNHDTAIASAASRMTAAAEDRPCIEMGSRRTHEEAAIAAARAAYIAGFTTTSNLEAGRRYGVPTTGTAAHAFTLLHDDERAAFQSQVDTFGTDTTLLVDTYDVTNAVNLAIEIAGPQLGAVRLDSGDLLQQAREVREQLDSLGATSTRIVVTSDLDEFAIAALQAGPVDGYGVGTQLVTGSGAPTAGLVYKLVAREDSSGELLGVAKKSKDKTSIGGRKYAFRRRDPRGVAEAEVIGIGAAAANDPSTGLRTSADDRTLLVPLVEHGERVFTGTLDDARKRHTTSRGELPPTARQMSRGEPVIPTLYQREEKERMS; this is encoded by the coding sequence ATGCTCAGCGCCGCACTCCGCGACGGCACCGCGGGACGACGCAGCGTGTTCGAGGCGTTCGGCCGCCGCCTACCCGACGGACGGCGCTACGGCGTGGTCGCCGGCACCGGCCGCCTGCTGGACGCGCTCGCCGACTTCCGCTTCGGTGACGCCGAGCTGTCGTTCCTGCGCGAGCACAAGGTGGTGGACGAGCCGACCCTGGAGTGGCTGTCGTCCTACCGCTTCACCGGCGACGTCTGGGGGTATGCCGAGGGCGAGGTCTACTTCCCCGGCTCCCCGATGCTGATCATCGAGTCGACCTTCGCCGAGGCGGTGGTCCTGGAGACGCTGGTGCTGTCGATCCTCAACCACGACACGGCGATCGCGTCGGCGGCCAGCCGGATGACGGCGGCCGCCGAGGACCGGCCGTGCATCGAGATGGGCTCCCGGCGTACCCATGAGGAGGCCGCGATCGCGGCCGCGCGGGCGGCATACATCGCCGGCTTCACCACGACGTCCAACCTCGAGGCGGGCCGCAGGTACGGCGTGCCGACCACCGGCACCGCGGCGCACGCGTTCACCCTGCTGCACGACGACGAGCGCGCCGCGTTCCAGTCGCAGGTGGACACGTTCGGCACCGACACGACGCTGCTGGTGGACACCTACGACGTGACCAACGCGGTCAACCTGGCCATCGAGATCGCCGGTCCGCAGCTCGGCGCGGTCCGGCTCGACTCCGGCGACCTGCTGCAGCAGGCGCGCGAGGTGCGCGAGCAACTCGACTCGCTCGGTGCGACCAGCACCAGGATCGTGGTCACCTCCGACCTGGACGAGTTCGCGATCGCCGCGCTGCAGGCCGGGCCGGTCGACGGTTACGGCGTCGGCACCCAGCTGGTCACGGGTTCGGGCGCTCCCACCGCCGGTCTGGTCTACAAGCTCGTCGCCCGGGAGGACTCCTCCGGCGAACTGCTGGGCGTGGCGAAGAAGAGCAAGGACAAGACGAGCATCGGTGGGCGCAAGTACGCGTTCCGACGACGCGATCCACGCGGCGTCGCAGAGGCAGAGGTGATCGGCATCGGTGCCGCAGCGGCCAACGACCCTTCGACGGGGCTCAGGACGAGTGCTGACGACCGGACCCTGCTGGTGCCCCTCGTGGAGCACGGTGAGCGGGTGTTCACCGGCACCCTCGACGACGCCCGCAAGCGGCACACGACCTCTCGGGGAGAGCTACCGCCCACGGCCCGGCAGATGTCCCGCGGCGAGCCGGTGATTCCGACGCTCTACCAGCGCGAGGAGAAGGAGAGGATGTCATGA
- a CDS encoding GNAT family N-acetyltransferase — MTRIETVDGATAASYTDGVFAVYDTVFGDRPDQLVWREQLFDRHRRRSGFRLALALDADRVLGFSWGYRGARGQYWPDLVARTLPDVGAEWVGDHFEFVELAVEPEARRHGFGRRLHDALLDGLTGRALLGTSADDADPAVRLYQSRGWRTLGLLDGERRVMGVRLPTTSS; from the coding sequence GTGACGCGCATCGAGACCGTCGACGGCGCCACCGCCGCGTCGTACACGGACGGCGTGTTCGCCGTGTACGACACGGTGTTCGGCGACCGGCCGGACCAGCTCGTATGGCGCGAGCAGCTCTTCGACCGGCACCGCCGACGGTCCGGTTTCCGCCTCGCACTCGCACTCGACGCGGACCGGGTCCTCGGGTTCTCCTGGGGCTATCGGGGTGCACGCGGTCAGTACTGGCCGGATCTGGTGGCGCGCACGTTGCCGGACGTCGGCGCCGAGTGGGTCGGCGACCACTTCGAGTTCGTCGAGCTCGCCGTCGAGCCGGAGGCTCGTCGGCACGGGTTCGGCCGGCGGCTGCACGACGCCCTGCTCGACGGCCTGACCGGTCGCGCGCTGCTCGGGACCAGCGCGGACGACGCGGACCCGGCCGTCCGGCTCTACCAGTCCCGGGGCTGGCGCACGCTCGGGCTGCTGGACGGCGAGCGCAGGGTCATGGGGGTCCGGCTGCCCACCACGTCGTCGTAG
- a CDS encoding bifunctional metallophosphatase/5'-nucleotidase, with translation MHPVVRNVASRRQLLTMTMIGGAGVVGVAGAPAAEAKPRCRPKPGHDLRLTILGTTDLHGHVYNWDYFKDAEYDDTAHNDVGAAKCATLIQAVREERGADSCITLDAGDTIQGTPLAFYYARIEPISKTVKHPMALAMNKIGYDAAALGNHEFNYGMDLLRTFQSQLHHPLLGANALDWNTGKPAFPSYTMKRVHVRGHKPVTVGIVGLVTPGVAIWDKANVADKIKFNGIVEQAKIVIPQVKRRGADVIVVSCHSGADTSSSYGDALPWPENASTLLAQQVPDIDAILVGHAHVEIPQRFVTNEQTGKQVVLSEPLCFGERVTVMDLDLRKERGRWQVVGSAATLLNSNTAPEDPQIAALLRPAHEKVRSYVNGVIGTCTEEMSGARAVVEDAAAVDLINQVQAEAVKAALVGSADENTPVLSIAAPFSRTAVIPAGDVTVRDVAGLYIYDNTLLGIKFTGAQVKQYLEYSAIYFQQVSGAGPFEMDDVTNAVTEAAPNGTPDYNYDVMGGLDARLTYDIDLSVPSGSRIRNLAYGDTAVGDDDSFVIAINNYRQSGGGGFPNVTTAPVVYNQQREIRQMIIDWVTANKTIDPSTFHTIDWRLVSGGTPITVN, from the coding sequence ATGCACCCCGTCGTCCGAAACGTCGCCAGCCGACGACAGCTGCTCACCATGACCATGATCGGAGGAGCCGGCGTCGTCGGCGTGGCCGGTGCGCCCGCCGCCGAGGCGAAGCCGCGGTGCCGTCCGAAACCCGGTCACGACCTGCGGCTCACCATCCTGGGCACCACCGACCTGCACGGTCACGTCTACAACTGGGACTACTTCAAGGACGCCGAGTACGACGACACGGCGCACAACGACGTCGGTGCCGCCAAGTGCGCCACGCTCATCCAGGCCGTCCGTGAGGAGCGCGGCGCCGACAGCTGCATCACGCTCGACGCCGGTGACACGATCCAGGGCACGCCGCTGGCGTTCTACTACGCGCGGATCGAACCGATCAGCAAGACCGTGAAGCACCCGATGGCGTTGGCGATGAACAAGATCGGGTATGACGCCGCAGCGCTCGGCAACCACGAGTTCAACTACGGCATGGACCTGTTGCGGACCTTCCAGAGCCAGTTGCACCACCCGCTGCTCGGCGCGAACGCGCTGGACTGGAACACCGGCAAGCCGGCCTTCCCGTCATACACGATGAAGCGGGTGCACGTCCGCGGCCACAAACCGGTCACGGTCGGCATCGTCGGGCTGGTGACACCCGGCGTGGCCATCTGGGACAAGGCGAACGTGGCCGACAAGATCAAGTTCAACGGCATCGTCGAGCAGGCCAAGATCGTGATCCCGCAGGTGAAGCGCCGCGGCGCCGACGTCATCGTGGTGTCCTGCCACTCGGGGGCCGACACGTCCTCCTCCTACGGGGACGCCCTGCCCTGGCCGGAGAACGCGAGCACCCTGCTGGCGCAGCAGGTCCCGGACATCGACGCGATCCTCGTCGGGCACGCGCACGTCGAGATCCCGCAGCGGTTCGTGACCAACGAGCAGACCGGCAAGCAGGTCGTGCTCTCCGAGCCGTTGTGCTTCGGCGAACGGGTCACGGTCATGGACCTCGACCTGCGCAAGGAACGCGGCCGGTGGCAGGTGGTGGGGTCCGCCGCCACCCTGCTGAACTCCAACACCGCGCCCGAGGACCCGCAGATCGCGGCGCTGCTGCGGCCGGCGCACGAGAAGGTCCGCAGCTACGTCAACGGCGTCATCGGCACCTGCACGGAGGAGATGAGCGGTGCCCGCGCCGTCGTCGAGGACGCGGCCGCGGTCGACCTGATCAACCAGGTGCAGGCCGAGGCGGTCAAGGCCGCCCTCGTCGGGTCCGCGGACGAGAACACCCCGGTGCTGTCCATCGCGGCGCCGTTCAGCCGGACCGCCGTCATACCGGCCGGCGACGTGACCGTGCGAGACGTCGCGGGGTTGTACATCTACGACAACACGCTGCTCGGCATCAAGTTCACCGGCGCCCAGGTCAAGCAGTACCTGGAGTACTCGGCGATCTACTTCCAGCAGGTGAGCGGCGCCGGGCCGTTCGAGATGGACGACGTGACCAACGCCGTGACGGAGGCCGCACCGAACGGCACCCCGGACTACAACTACGACGTCATGGGCGGGCTCGACGCACGGCTCACCTACGACATCGACCTGAGCGTGCCGTCCGGCAGCCGCATCCGGAACCTCGCCTACGGCGACACCGCCGTGGGCGATGACGACAGCTTCGTGATCGCCATCAACAACTACCGGCAGTCCGGCGGCGGTGGCTTCCCGAACGTCACGACGGCTCCGGTGGTCTACAACCAGCAGAGGGAGATCCGCCAGATGATCATCGACTGGGTGACCGCCAACAAGACCATCGACCCGTCGACGTTCCACACCATCGACTGGCGGCTGGTCTCGGGCGGCACTCCGATCACGGTCAACTGA
- a CDS encoding RDD family protein, with protein MSERASGWYDDPQDPDQLRYWDGILWSDRTMPKVKPGLENSRIGDAKRQYEEEQERLRAAEQASARSRYPEQPQMRPYQRGEHDPYGQPGNQGYGQTPYGPRQPYQPRPVKVTPDGEPTASWWRRLFAYVIDNILLSAVAVAVSWTWLHPWATTFINWYDDLLDAAEAGRSQPPIPEALYQVPWQFPLIAAVLYLVYEIAMIAWRGQTVGHLICGIRVRSSESTAKPGLNAVAIRAVVKGVNTITSLVPFLGSLGLVFGLVDGLVPLGDRHAQSLHDKAAKTYVVRSRAPKPPYGAPAPPHAR; from the coding sequence ATGAGCGAACGTGCGTCGGGTTGGTATGACGACCCCCAGGACCCGGACCAGCTTCGCTACTGGGACGGCATCCTGTGGAGCGACCGCACGATGCCCAAGGTGAAGCCCGGACTGGAGAATTCGCGCATCGGCGACGCCAAACGGCAGTACGAGGAGGAGCAGGAGCGGTTGCGTGCCGCCGAGCAGGCCTCGGCGCGCAGCCGGTATCCGGAGCAGCCGCAGATGCGGCCCTACCAGCGCGGCGAGCACGACCCGTACGGACAACCCGGGAACCAGGGCTACGGCCAGACGCCATACGGCCCCCGGCAGCCCTACCAACCGCGCCCGGTCAAGGTCACCCCGGACGGTGAGCCGACCGCGTCGTGGTGGCGCCGCCTGTTCGCATACGTCATCGACAACATCCTGCTGTCGGCCGTCGCGGTCGCCGTGTCCTGGACCTGGCTGCACCCGTGGGCCACGACGTTCATCAACTGGTACGACGACCTGCTCGACGCGGCGGAGGCCGGCCGGTCGCAGCCGCCGATCCCGGAGGCGCTCTACCAGGTTCCGTGGCAGTTCCCGCTGATCGCGGCCGTGCTCTACCTGGTCTACGAGATCGCGATGATCGCCTGGCGCGGCCAGACCGTCGGCCACCTGATCTGCGGCATCCGGGTGCGCAGCAGCGAGTCGACCGCCAAACCCGGCCTCAACGCGGTGGCGATCCGGGCCGTGGTCAAGGGCGTCAACACCATCACCTCGCTCGTGCCGTTCCTCGGATCGCTCGGCCTGGTCTTCGGGCTGGTCGACGGACTGGTGCCCCTCGGCGACCGGCACGCGCAATCGCTCCACGACAAGGCCGCCAAAACGTACGTCGTGCGCTCCCGTGCCCCGAAGCCGCCGTACGGCGCCCCGGCTCCGCCACACGCTCGCTAG